The Natribaculum luteum genome contains the following window.
GCCGCGCGTGCCGGGAGACGACGTCTCCCGTACTTCGCGGTGGAACCGCGAGAACCCGGGGAAGGGCAGGCATCCTGACGGGTCGAGCAGGCGGTCGCGTCGAGCGCGTCCCCCGCAGATTACGACGGGTGCGTCCGTCAGAAAGAACTAGTCGGCGTCGGCCTCGGCCCACAGCGGGTAGAGGTCGTCTTCGATCGGGTCGACGATCGACTCCTCGCCGAGGCGCAGCTCCGGTTCGTCCTCGGCCTCGCGGACGGTCCCGATCTCCGCGGCCTCGAGTCCGGCGTCAGCGAGCGCCTCGAGCGCGTCGTCGACGTCCTCTGCGGGGACGGTCGCCACGACCGAGCCGGAGCCGAAGATCCGGAGGGGATCGACGCCGACCGCGTCACACAGCAGCCGCGTCTCCTCGCGGATCGGGATCGCGTCGGGGTCGACCTCGAGTCGGACCCCGGAGGCCCGCGCGAGCTCGTGCAGGCCGGCGGCGACGCCGCCCTCGGTGGGATCGTGCATCGCGGTCGCGAACTCGCGGAGCACGCGGGCGTCGGGGACGACGCTGATTTCCTCGAGGAACGTCTCGGCGCGCTCGCAGACCTCCCGGGGGACCTCCAGGTCGTCGCCGAAGTCCGCCGCGAGGATGGCCGTTCCCTCGACCGCCGCGGCCTTCGTGATGAGGACGCTGTCGCCGGGTTCGGCTCCGCCGGTCGAGACGAACTGCTCGGTCGTTCCCATCGCGGTCAGCGAGACGATCGGCCGCTCGAGGGCGTCGACGTACTCGCTGTGGCCGCCGACGATGGCGACCCCGAGGTCGCGGGCGGCCGCGTCGAGGTCGTCCGTGATCCCCTCGAGGACGCCCTCGTCTGGGAGCATGACGACGGCGGTGAGCCAGCGCGGGTCCGCGCCGGAGACGGCGACGTCGTTGCAGGCGACGTTGACGCCGAGCGTCCCGATCCGGGAGGCCGCGAGCGAGATCGGGTCGGAGCTGACGACGAGCGTCTCGCCAGAGAGGTCGATTGCGGCGGCGTCCTCGCCGATCGCGGGCCCTTGCAGAACTGCCTCGTCGGCCGCGCCCGTCCGAGCGAAGACGTGCGAGAGGAGGTCGTCCGGACTCACTTTACCGGGCATAGGACCAACTGGGACGATTCGACGCTTGTACCTGTCGAAGCCGTGGCGTGTCCTCGAGTGTCACTCACCACTCGTACTACTGGACAACAGTCAGTACACACCCGATCGGACTCGACGCCCGTCGCCGGCGGCGACAGCGTCTCGCGTGCGATCGGTGTGTGACCCGTGTTGTCCGGCAGTATCAGCTCTCCTCGAGCACCGTTCGCCGGAGGATAGTCGCGAACGCGTCCGTGAGAAGAGCGAGCTCGCAGTCGCGGCCGTCGTACGCCTCCTCGAGGCTCTGTTCGACGTGGTCGAGCAGTTCCTCGAGGACTTCCTCGCTCTCGTCTGGCTCCGGGTCATCGGCTGGATCGTCGGCTGGGTCGTCGGTCGACGGCTCGTCGTCTTCCGGATCGCCGAACGGCATCGCGACCAGTTCTCGCCACTCCTCGTCGTCTGGATCGAACCCGCAGACGTAGCAGCCGCCGTCGGTCACGAGCGAGAGACAGCAGACGCGAGTCGGCGAGCACGTCGCAAGCGGGAAACACGACAGCGACGTCGCACTCGAGAGTCGCTCGAGTTCGTCAACGTGGAGCTGTCGCGACGGCAGCGTCGTGATCGGTCTGGCCTCGGTCGGCGGGCCATCACGTCGGAGCGTCATTCGGAACGTCTCGCCTCGGAATGGCTGATAAACGTTCGGGTCGCCCCCGATCAGAGCCCAGCCGCTCAGTCCTCGGACCCGGAGCCAAGCCCGGCGAGCGACTCCTCGCCGATCTCCTCGAGAACGTGCTCGTGAAACGCCTGCAGGGCGGCGCTCTCGTCTTCGGCGAGCACCACGTCGCTGGCCGAGAGCGTCGCGAGGCCGAACGCCCGGGGCGTCGGCGAGTCGACGAGGTGGCGCGTCACCTCGAGGTCGCCCGCGTCGATCGCCGCGACGATCCCCTTGATCTCGGCGACGTTGAGTTTATCCTCCAGGATCTCCCGGTAGGTCTCCTCGATCACGGCGAACTCCTCCAGGTCCTCGGCGAACCCGAGTAACATCTCGCTCGAGACCTGCTGTTCGCTCGCGGACTTCTCGTAGCCTTTGTACCGTTTGAGGATCATCAGCGACCGCGTGGCGTTGATCCGGAAGTACCGCTGGAGAAGGTCGGTTCCCGAGAGCGCGTTTCGAAGATCGTCGCGGACTTCGCCGGGATCGAGGTCCTCGAGGATGCCCACGAGGTCGACCTTCCGGTTGAGAGCCGTTGAGAGGACGAAGCCGTTGTCCGCGACGGCGACCTGGACGTTCGCCGTGG
Protein-coding sequences here:
- a CDS encoding AIR synthase family protein → MPGKVSPDDLLSHVFARTGAADEAVLQGPAIGEDAAAIDLSGETLVVSSDPISLAASRIGTLGVNVACNDVAVSGADPRWLTAVVMLPDEGVLEGITDDLDAAARDLGVAIVGGHSEYVDALERPIVSLTAMGTTEQFVSTGGAEPGDSVLITKAAAVEGTAILAADFGDDLEVPREVCERAETFLEEISVVPDARVLREFATAMHDPTEGGVAAGLHELARASGVRLEVDPDAIPIREETRLLCDAVGVDPLRIFGSGSVVATVPAEDVDDALEALADAGLEAAEIGTVREAEDEPELRLGEESIVDPIEDDLYPLWAEADAD